The following coding sequences lie in one Mucilaginibacter sp. KACC 22773 genomic window:
- the ppk1 gene encoding polyphosphate kinase 1, protein MDKQPPLINREISWLYFNDRVLQEAADPTVPLIERVRFLAIFSSNLDEFYRVRVATMTRLAALNEKSKEILGYNPKKLLNQIKNIVVRQERKFNNLYENIIVKQLAEEKIFILNDKQLNVSRGAFVKNYFREKLLATLVPIMLDDSLPLPELRDRAIYFFVKLTKNKKTRYALIEFPDSLSRFVVLPETNNLKFIILLDDIIRYSLEDIFFIFEHDSIEAYSLQLTRDAELDLDKEVSGKFIDALSKSLQKRKKGTPMRLLYDTEMPMDMLKYLVTKMGLHGESLIPGNRYHNFKNFISFPNVGSPDLEFVKYPALPVEDLSFGKSLLGLIAKKDYMVSTPYQSYDYIIHFLREAAIDPKVKEISIAVYRLAENSRIVHALVNAAKNGKKVNCLVELRARFDEQNNIFWSNRLEEEGVNVLYGIAGYKVHSKICLVSRLEKQKIVHYACLSTGNFNEKTARIYADHTLFTVNKKITDDLDVVFKALKRNTLPKGLKTLIVSPIDSRPAIYKLIDTEIKNAKAGKKTYMILKMNSLADEGLINKLYQASNAGVKIKMIIRGMCCLVPGVKGFSENIEVISIVDKYLEHARVHIYCNGGDELIYLTSADFMSRNIDTRVEVGFPILDERLKKEVKDIINIQLQDNTKAREINSANSNKYHKTNAAESHRAQIEIYNYLKTKNK, encoded by the coding sequence ATGGATAAACAACCACCATTAATTAACAGGGAAATAAGCTGGTTATATTTTAACGACAGGGTTTTGCAGGAAGCTGCCGATCCAACTGTGCCCTTAATTGAGCGGGTGCGCTTTTTGGCTATATTTTCATCAAACCTTGATGAGTTTTATAGGGTGAGGGTGGCTACGATGACACGGCTTGCCGCTTTAAACGAAAAATCGAAAGAAATATTAGGCTATAATCCTAAAAAGCTCCTTAACCAAATCAAGAATATAGTTGTAAGGCAGGAGCGTAAGTTTAATAACCTGTATGAAAACATTATTGTTAAACAGCTTGCTGAAGAAAAGATATTTATCCTGAATGACAAACAGCTTAACGTAAGCCGCGGGGCGTTCGTTAAAAATTATTTCAGGGAAAAACTGCTGGCCACTTTGGTGCCCATTATGCTTGATGATAGCCTGCCGCTACCTGAACTACGCGACCGGGCTATTTACTTTTTTGTAAAGCTTACCAAAAATAAAAAAACGCGTTATGCGCTGATTGAGTTTCCGGACAGTTTGTCAAGATTTGTTGTGTTGCCCGAAACCAACAATCTGAAATTTATTATACTGCTGGATGATATTATAAGGTACAGCCTGGAAGATATATTTTTCATTTTTGAGCACGACAGCATCGAAGCATATTCCCTACAGCTTACCCGCGATGCCGAACTTGACCTGGATAAGGAAGTGAGCGGCAAATTCATAGATGCATTATCAAAAAGCCTTCAAAAACGCAAAAAGGGTACACCAATGCGTTTGCTTTACGATACCGAGATGCCCATGGATATGCTAAAATACCTGGTAACTAAAATGGGGCTGCACGGCGAAAGCCTTATCCCTGGCAACAGGTATCATAACTTCAAGAATTTTATTTCATTCCCAAATGTAGGCAGCCCCGACCTGGAATTTGTTAAATATCCGGCTTTGCCCGTAGAAGATCTTTCGTTTGGTAAAAGCTTGCTGGGCCTTATCGCAAAAAAGGACTATATGGTGAGTACCCCATATCAATCTTATGACTACATTATCCATTTTTTGCGTGAGGCGGCTATCGATCCAAAAGTTAAAGAGATAAGCATTGCAGTTTACCGGTTGGCCGAAAATTCAAGAATTGTACACGCTCTGGTAAATGCGGCCAAAAACGGTAAAAAGGTAAACTGTTTGGTTGAATTGCGGGCAAGGTTTGATGAGCAGAATAACATATTTTGGAGCAACAGGCTTGAAGAGGAGGGCGTAAATGTACTTTACGGTATAGCAGGCTATAAAGTACACTCGAAGATATGCCTGGTTAGCCGCCTGGAAAAACAAAAGATTGTGCATTATGCCTGTTTATCAACCGGGAACTTTAACGAAAAGACGGCCAGGATATATGCTGATCATACACTGTTTACGGTAAACAAAAAAATAACCGACGATTTGGATGTTGTATTTAAAGCGCTCAAGAGGAACACCTTGCCAAAGGGACTGAAGACTTTGATTGTATCGCCCATTGATTCCAGGCCGGCTATTTACAAACTGATAGATACCGAGATAAAAAATGCGAAGGCGGGCAAAAAGACCTACATGATACTAAAAATGAACAGCCTTGCCGATGAAGGGCTTATCAATAAACTTTACCAGGCAAGTAACGCGGGTGTTAAAATAAAAATGATCATTAGGGGTATGTGTTGCCTTGTGCCGGGAGTTAAGGGATTCAGTGAGAATATTGAAGTGATAAGTATCGTGGATAAGTACCTGGAGCATGCCCGCGTACACATTTATTGTAACGGGGGAGACGAATTGATTTACCTTACTTCGGCAGATTTTATGAGCCGCAATATTGATACCCGGGTTGAAGTTGGTTTCCCGATTTTAGACGAGCGTTTAAAAAAGGAAGTTAAAGACATTATTAATATTCAATTGCAGGATAATACCAAGGCGCGCGAAATAAATAGTGCCAACAGCAATAAATACCACAAAACCAACGCGGCCGAATCGCACCGGGCGCAAATTGAGATATACAATTACCTGAAAACTAAAAACAAATAA
- a CDS encoding Ppx/GppA phosphatase family protein yields MRYAAIDIGSNAVRLLIADIIENHGSFSFKKNTLIRVPLRLGDDAFIQHSISDKKAADLVKSMSAFRNLMDVYKVTDYLAYATSAMREATNGEDVVKLIKEQANIDLEIIHGSKEAKVIYASHAEQTIDKSKSYLYIDVGGGSTELSLFSAGELMASKSFNIGTIRILDNQDTEETWDEMKEFIREHTRGYKQLLGIGTGGNINKLHRLAEEGDETPMAFAKLKSLYTYLNSFSLKDRINVLGLNQDRADVIIPACEIYLTVMKNAGIKQIYVPRVGMVDGIIQTLIDTNLS; encoded by the coding sequence TTGAGATACGCAGCTATAGATATTGGTTCAAATGCAGTAAGACTGCTGATTGCCGATATTATTGAAAATCACGGTTCCTTTTCGTTCAAAAAAAATACGTTGATCCGGGTGCCTTTACGCCTGGGCGATGACGCTTTTATCCAACACAGTATTTCGGATAAAAAAGCTGCCGATCTGGTAAAATCAATGAGCGCTTTTCGCAATTTAATGGATGTTTATAAGGTAACAGATTACCTGGCCTATGCCACATCGGCCATGCGTGAAGCTACAAACGGCGAGGATGTTGTTAAACTGATTAAGGAACAAGCAAATATCGACCTGGAGATTATCCATGGTTCCAAAGAAGCCAAGGTGATTTACGCCAGCCATGCCGAGCAAACCATTGATAAAAGCAAAAGTTATTTATACATTGATGTTGGCGGCGGTAGTACCGAGCTTTCTTTGTTTTCGGCAGGTGAGTTAATGGCTTCCAAATCGTTCAATATTGGCACTATCCGTATTCTGGACAACCAGGATACCGAAGAAACCTGGGATGAAATGAAGGAGTTTATCCGCGAACATACACGTGGATATAAACAGCTGCTGGGCATTGGTACAGGTGGCAACATTAATAAACTGCACCGTTTAGCCGAAGAAGGAGACGAGACCCCGATGGCTTTTGCCAAGCTAAAATCACTGTATACTTACCTTAATTCGTTTTCGCTTAAAGATCGCATTAATGTGCTTGGTTTAAACCAGGATAGGGCTGATGTTATTATTCCGGCCTGCGAAATTTATTTGACGGTTATGAAAAATGCGGGGATAAAACAAATATACGTACCCCGTGTAGGCATGGTTGACGGTATAATTCAAACCTTAATAGATACGAATTTATCTTAA
- a CDS encoding YajQ family cyclic di-GMP-binding protein produces the protein MPTFDIVSKIDGQTLDNAINTAKKEILNRYDFNDSKSTIDLDKKTNEITIITENEMRLKAIQDSIIGRMVKQHLDSSALDFGKEQYASGNMIRKEIKVKEGIDKETSKKLVKKIKDSGLKVQASIMDDQVRVQGKKIDDLQAVISLCRTENFGQPLQFINMRD, from the coding sequence ATGCCAACATTTGATATAGTAAGCAAAATAGATGGACAAACGCTTGATAACGCCATCAATACCGCTAAAAAAGAAATACTTAACCGGTACGATTTTAACGATTCAAAAAGCACTATCGACCTGGATAAAAAAACCAATGAAATAACCATTATTACCGAAAACGAGATGCGTCTTAAAGCCATCCAGGATTCCATCATCGGCCGCATGGTGAAACAACACCTGGATTCAAGCGCGCTTGATTTTGGTAAAGAGCAATATGCGTCGGGCAACATGATCCGCAAGGAGATAAAGGTTAAAGAAGGTATCGACAAAGAAACATCCAAAAAACTGGTTAAAAAGATAAAAGACAGCGGCCTTAAGGTGCAAGCCTCTATCATGGACGACCAGGTGCGCGTACAAGGCAAAAAAATTGACGACCTGCAAGCGGTGATCAGCCTATGTCGTACCGAAAACTTTGGCCAGCCGTTACAATTTATTAATATGAGGGATTAA